A single genomic interval of Cherax quadricarinatus isolate ZL_2023a unplaced genomic scaffold, ASM3850222v1 Contig500, whole genome shotgun sequence harbors:
- the LOC128697888 gene encoding gastrula zinc finger protein XlCGF57.1, protein MAQPPTVIIPATTAWMAQFPGEIFPVATVSVAQSPSVTVSETTALMAPPPATTALMAPPPASTALMATPPATTALMAPPPAATALMATPPATTALMAPPPAATALMATLPATTALMAPPPATTALMATPPATTALMAPPPAVTALMATLPATTALMAPSPAATALMATPPATTALMAPLPATPASMVPPSAMIESSASLTQFPAKIHTSVVMKKSAVMQMRDDEEENTYWCSKCFKKFSNQANLVTHMRNHKIKKTYQCSESLKKNLVKSNLMKHRTHKAKKPYKCSVCKKRLACRATLVTHMRIHTGEKPFKCSLCLKEFACRSYLVIHMRSHTGEKPYKCSVCLKSFACSSSVASHMKIHTGEKPFKCSVCLKEFSCKSSLVPHMRIHTGEKPYKCSVCLKSFTCSSSLSSHMKIHTGEKLYKCSYCLKAFLRRSCVENHIRSHTGEMPFLCSVCHKKFRYKSSLEAHMKAHTQLKPYQCLVCLKDFSRKSVLVTRMRALTETKPYQNSECLKCFMQKANHVRHIRIDSEVKPDQ, encoded by the coding sequence ATGGCTCAGCCTCCAACAGTGATTATCCCAGCAACAACTGCCTGGATGGCCCAGTTTCCAGGAGAGATATTTCCAGTGGCAACTGTGTCAGTGGCACAGTCTCCATCAGTGACTGTTTCAGAGACAACTGCCTTGATGGCTCCACCTCCAGCAACAACTGCCTTGATGGCTCCACCTCCAGCATCAACTGCCTTGATGgctacaccaccagcaacaactgcTTTGATGGCTCCACCTCCAGCAGCAACTGCCTTGATGgctacaccaccagcaacaactgcTTTGATGGCTCCACCTCCAGCAGCAACTGCCTTGATGgctacactgccagcaacaactgCTTTGATGGCTCCACCTCCAGCAACAACTGCCTTGATGgctacaccaccagcaacaactgcTTTGATGGCTCCACCTCCAGCAGTAACTGCCTTGATGgctacactgccagcaacaactgCTTTGATGGCTCCATCTCCAGCAGCAACTGCCTTGATGgctacaccaccagcaacaactgcTTTGATGGCTCCACTTCCAGCAACACCTGCCTCGATGGTGCCACCTTCAGCAATGATTGAATCAAGTGCCTCTTTGACCCAGTTTCCAGCCAAGattcacaccagtgttgttatgaaAAAATCTGCAGTAATGCAAATGAGAGATGATGAAGAAGAGAATACATATTGGTGTTCAAAATGTTTTAAAAAATTCTCAAACCAAGCTAACCTAGTGACACACATGAGAaatcacaaaattaaaaaaacgtATCAGTGTTCGGAGTCCCTGAAAAAAAATTTGGTCAAATCTAATCTAATGAAACACAGAACACACAAAGCTAAGAAACCATATAAGTGTTCAGTTTGTAAAAAAAGATTAGCATGCAGAGCTACTCTAGTGACACATATGAGAATTCACACTGGAGAAAAACCATTTAAGTGCTCACTGTGTCTAAAAGAATTTGCATGCAGATCTTATCTAGTGATACACATGAGAtctcacacaggagagaaaccatataaGTGTTCAGTGTGCCTTAAAAGCTTTGCTTGCAGTTCTTCTGTAGCATCACACATGAAAATTCACACAGGAGAGAAACCCTTTAAATGTTCAGTGTGTCTAAAAGAATTTTCATGCAAATCTTCTCTAGTGCCACACATGAGGATtcacacaggagagaaaccatataaGTGTTCAGTGTGCCTTAAAAGCTTTACTTGCAGTTCTTCTTTATCATCACACATGAAAATTCACACTGGAGAGAAACTTTATAAATGTTCCTACTGTCTAAAAGCTTTTCTAAGAAGATCATGTGTAGAGAATCACATAAGGTCCCACACAGGGGAGATGCCCTTCCTGTGTTCAGTGTGTCATAAAAAATTTAGATACAAATCTTCTCTTGAGGCACACATGAAAGCTCACACACAGCTTAAACCATACCAGTGTTTGGTGTGTCTAAAAGACTTTTCAAGAAAATCTGTGTTGGTGACACGTATGCGAGCTCTAACTGAAACCAAACCATATCAGAactcagagtgtctgaaatgttttatgCAAAAAGCTAATCATGTTAGACATATACGGATTGATTCAGAAGTTAAACCAGATCAGTAA